In Pseudomonas rhizosphaerae, one DNA window encodes the following:
- the pgm gene encoding phosphoglucomutase (alpha-D-glucose-1,6-bisphosphate-dependent), translating to MKLSPFAGKPAPAQLLIDIPRLVTAYYTGQPDASEPTQRVAFGTSGHRGSSFDLSFNEGHVLAISQAICLYRASKGIDGPLFVGIDTHALSTPAGASALEVFAANGVQVMLSKDDEYTPTPAVSHAIICHNRGRSSGLADGVVITPSHNPPQSGGFKYNPPNGGPADGDVTKWIESKANELLADGLRDVKRMPHEQALKAATTHRHDYIHHYVADLVNVIDFDVIRKAGLRLGVDPLGGAGVRYWSAIAEHYQLDLEVVNTEVDSTFRFMCVDWDGQIRMDPSSSHAMQGLIGLKDRFDVAFACDPDHDRHGIVTPTGGLLAPNNYLAVAIDYLFQNRPQWRADAAVGKTVVSSGLIDRVTARLGRRLHEVPVGFKYFADGLFDGSLGFGGEESAGASFLRKDGTVWTTDKDGLIPALLAAEMTARTGRDPSQAYEALTQSLGEPFSTRVEAKANPQQKAALSKLSPEQVKSTELAGEPIEQILSHAPGNGQAIGGLKVITANGWFAARPSGTEDIYKIYAESFIDEAHLQRLVAEAQVLVDSAIG from the coding sequence ATGAAGCTCAGTCCGTTTGCGGGCAAACCTGCACCAGCCCAATTGCTGATCGACATCCCGCGTCTGGTCACGGCTTATTACACCGGCCAGCCGGATGCGAGCGAGCCCACCCAGCGTGTGGCTTTCGGCACCTCGGGGCACCGTGGCAGCTCGTTCGACCTGAGCTTCAACGAGGGCCATGTGCTGGCTATCAGCCAGGCGATCTGCTTGTACCGCGCGAGCAAGGGCATCGACGGCCCGCTGTTCGTCGGTATCGATACCCATGCGCTGTCGACGCCAGCCGGTGCCAGCGCCCTGGAAGTCTTCGCGGCCAATGGCGTGCAGGTGATGCTGTCCAAGGACGACGAATACACCCCAACGCCGGCCGTGTCCCACGCGATCATCTGCCACAACCGCGGGCGTAGCAGCGGCCTGGCCGACGGCGTGGTCATCACCCCGTCGCATAACCCGCCGCAGAGCGGTGGCTTCAAGTACAACCCACCCAATGGCGGGCCCGCCGACGGCGACGTCACCAAGTGGATCGAATCCAAGGCCAATGAATTGCTTGCCGACGGCCTGCGCGATGTGAAGCGCATGCCCCATGAGCAGGCGCTGAAGGCTGCGACCACACACCGTCACGACTACATCCATCATTACGTGGCCGACCTGGTCAACGTGATCGACTTCGACGTGATTCGCAAAGCCGGCCTGCGCCTGGGCGTGGATCCGCTGGGCGGGGCAGGTGTGCGCTACTGGTCGGCGATTGCCGAGCACTATCAGTTGGATCTCGAGGTGGTGAACACCGAAGTCGATTCCACGTTCCGCTTCATGTGCGTCGATTGGGATGGACAGATTCGTATGGATCCGTCGTCCAGCCATGCCATGCAGGGGCTGATCGGCCTGAAGGATCGCTTCGATGTAGCTTTCGCTTGCGACCCCGACCACGACCGTCATGGCATCGTTACCCCTACAGGCGGGTTGCTGGCGCCGAACAACTACCTGGCGGTGGCCATCGACTACCTGTTCCAGAACCGTCCGCAGTGGCGCGCCGATGCCGCCGTGGGCAAGACCGTGGTCAGCAGCGGCTTGATCGACCGCGTGACGGCACGCCTGGGACGTCGTCTGCACGAAGTGCCGGTAGGTTTCAAGTATTTCGCCGATGGGCTGTTCGATGGCTCGCTGGGTTTTGGCGGCGAAGAGAGCGCTGGGGCGTCGTTCCTGCGCAAGGATGGCACTGTGTGGACCACCGACAAGGATGGTCTGATTCCAGCACTGCTGGCCGCCGAGATGACAGCCCGCACGGGTCGCGATCCGAGCCAGGCGTATGAGGCCCTCACCCAGAGCCTGGGCGAGCCGTTCTCCACGCGTGTAGAGGCCAAGGCCAACCCGCAGCAGAAGGCGGCCCTGAGCAAGCTGTCGCCCGAGCAGGTCAAGTCGACCGAGCTGGCCGGCGAGCCGATCGAGCAGATTCTCAGCCATGCGCCGGGTAACGGCCAAGCCATCGGTGGCTTGAAAGTCATCACCGCCAACGGTTGGTTCGCGGCGCGCCCATCGGGCACCGAGGACATCTACAAGATCTACGCCGAAAGCTTCATCGACGAAGCCCACCTGCAACGCCTCGTGGCCGAAGCCCAGGTGTTGGTGGATTCGGCGATCGGTTGA
- a CDS encoding anti-sigma regulatory factor — protein sequence MNIESSGSQPVRLEQDVVLARQTARKLAQDCGMRLIDLTKLVTAVSELARNTVVYGGGGDMDWQVLDDGVRKGLRLTFRDEGPGIPDLKLALTDGWTSGNGLGLGLTGARRLVEEFELDTAPGQGTRVTITRWT from the coding sequence ATGAACATCGAGAGCAGCGGCAGCCAACCGGTACGCCTTGAACAGGACGTGGTGCTGGCCCGCCAGACCGCGCGCAAGCTGGCCCAGGACTGCGGCATGCGTCTGATCGACCTGACCAAGCTGGTCACTGCGGTCAGCGAGCTGGCGCGCAACACCGTGGTCTATGGCGGGGGTGGCGACATGGACTGGCAGGTGCTCGACGACGGCGTGCGCAAGGGCTTGCGCCTCACGTTTCGTGACGAGGGGCCCGGCATCCCCGACCTCAAGCTGGCGCTGACCGACGGCTGGACCTCGGGCAACGGGCTGGGGCTGGGTCTGACCGGCGCACGCCGCCTGGTCGAGGAATTCGAGCTGGACACCGCACCTGGCCAAGGCACTCGTGTGACGATCACCCGATGGACCTGA
- a CDS encoding MFS transporter has translation MPATKKTHVRYMILFLLFVVTTLNYADRATISIAGASLQKDLGIDAVTLGYIFSAFGWAYVLLQIPGGWLLDRFGSKKVYAWSIFLWSLFTVMQGFVGYLPMANAVIALFMLRFLVGAAEAPSFPGNARIVAAWFPTAERGTASAIFNSAQYFATVLFAPLMGWIVHSFGWEHVFVVMGGLGILFSGVWLKYIHNPKEHPSVSAEELDFIEQNGGLVDMDQAKGAKSKPKWGYIRQLLTTRMMLGVYLGQFCINGITYFFLTWFPVYLVQERGMTILKAGFIASLPAICGFIGGVLGGVISDSLLRRGHSLTFARKTPIVCGLMLSTTMVICNYVQAEWMVVAFMALAFFGKGVGALGWAVVSDTSPKQIAGISGGLFNMFGNVASITTPIVIGYIISATGSFKYALVYVGANALVAVFSYLVIVGPIKRVVLREENGDPIVDDAPQLSSARP, from the coding sequence ATGCCAGCGACGAAGAAGACGCATGTGCGCTATATGATCCTGTTCCTGTTGTTCGTGGTGACCACCCTGAACTACGCGGATCGCGCCACCATTTCCATCGCCGGTGCCAGTCTGCAGAAAGACCTGGGCATCGACGCCGTGACCCTCGGCTATATCTTTTCCGCATTCGGCTGGGCTTACGTCCTGCTGCAGATCCCCGGTGGCTGGCTGCTCGACCGTTTCGGTTCGAAGAAAGTCTATGCCTGGAGCATCTTCCTCTGGTCGTTGTTCACGGTGATGCAGGGGTTCGTCGGTTACCTGCCGATGGCCAACGCGGTGATCGCGCTGTTCATGCTGCGCTTTCTGGTGGGTGCGGCCGAGGCGCCGTCCTTCCCTGGTAACGCGCGCATCGTCGCGGCCTGGTTCCCGACCGCTGAGCGCGGTACTGCGTCGGCGATCTTCAACTCGGCGCAGTACTTCGCCACGGTGCTGTTCGCGCCGCTGATGGGCTGGATCGTCCATTCCTTTGGCTGGGAACATGTGTTCGTGGTCATGGGCGGCCTGGGTATCCTGTTCTCCGGCGTGTGGCTCAAGTACATCCACAACCCCAAGGAACACCCGAGCGTCAGCGCCGAAGAACTGGACTTCATCGAGCAAAACGGCGGGCTGGTCGACATGGACCAGGCCAAGGGCGCCAAGTCCAAGCCAAAATGGGGCTACATTCGTCAACTGCTCACCACCCGCATGATGCTGGGTGTGTACCTGGGCCAGTTCTGCATCAACGGCATCACCTACTTCTTCCTGACCTGGTTTCCGGTGTACCTGGTGCAGGAACGCGGCATGACCATTCTCAAGGCGGGCTTCATCGCCTCACTGCCAGCGATCTGCGGATTCATCGGCGGTGTGCTGGGCGGGGTCATCTCGGACAGCCTGCTGCGTCGTGGCCATTCGCTGACCTTCGCTCGCAAGACCCCGATCGTCTGCGGCTTGATGCTGTCGACCACCATGGTCATCTGCAACTATGTGCAGGCTGAATGGATGGTGGTGGCGTTCATGGCCCTGGCGTTCTTCGGCAAGGGCGTGGGTGCCCTGGGCTGGGCTGTGGTGTCCGACACCTCGCCCAAGCAGATCGCCGGGATCAGCGGTGGCCTGTTCAACATGTTCGGCAACGTGGCGTCCATCACCACACCGATCGTGATCGGCTACATCATCAGCGCCACCGGCTCGTTCAAATACGCGCTGGTCTATGTGGGTGCCAATGCCCTGGTGGCGGTGTTCAGCTACCTGGTGATCGTCGGTCCCATCAAGCGTGTGGTATTGCGCGAAGAGAACGGCGATCCGATCGTCGACGACGCACCGCAGCTGTCCAGCGCTCGTCCCTGA
- a CDS encoding ATP-binding protein, with amino-acid sequence MTLHSVITRVIALQDASQVGEARRAAQQMAQAQGLDETDCGRVALVATELASNVLKHAGHGELHLRALPHPTSPGVELLALDRGTGFELHECLADGYSTSGTQGIGLGALARQSEVFDVYSDARGSVVLARLYRKRDTQADLRLGVTQRSLHDDPACGDAWQVAFTAEGISALVVDGLGHGEEAEKAARAGCRAFADAPFARPEHVLDAMHQAMNGTRGGAVAVAQFDYDSGQLRFAGIGNIGASLIAPGKSRGLASHPGIVGGQFRRVQTFTFDDASGQLLILYSDGLQSRWNMVDYPGLVHLHPALIASVLYRDFCRGRDDITVLVIALEPAHV; translated from the coding sequence CTGACTTTGCACAGTGTCATCACTCGCGTGATTGCACTGCAGGATGCCAGCCAGGTAGGCGAAGCCCGGCGTGCCGCGCAGCAGATGGCCCAGGCACAGGGCCTGGACGAAACCGACTGCGGCCGCGTGGCGCTGGTCGCCACCGAGTTGGCCAGCAATGTCCTCAAGCATGCAGGCCATGGCGAGTTGCACCTGCGCGCCCTGCCCCATCCGACTTCGCCGGGCGTGGAACTGCTGGCGCTGGATCGCGGCACCGGCTTCGAACTGCACGAGTGCCTGGCCGACGGCTATTCCACCAGCGGTACCCAAGGTATCGGCCTGGGCGCCCTGGCGCGGCAATCGGAAGTCTTCGACGTCTACAGTGACGCACGCGGCTCAGTGGTGCTGGCACGGCTCTACCGCAAGCGCGACACCCAAGCCGACTTGCGCCTGGGCGTGACCCAGCGTTCGTTGCACGACGACCCGGCCTGCGGCGATGCCTGGCAGGTAGCGTTTACCGCCGAGGGTATCAGCGCGCTGGTGGTCGATGGCCTGGGCCATGGCGAAGAAGCCGAAAAAGCTGCGCGCGCCGGTTGCCGGGCCTTCGCCGATGCGCCGTTCGCACGGCCCGAACACGTGCTCGACGCCATGCATCAGGCCATGAACGGCACTCGCGGTGGCGCAGTGGCCGTGGCCCAGTTCGATTACGATTCCGGTCAGTTGCGTTTCGCCGGTATCGGCAACATCGGCGCTTCGCTGATAGCGCCGGGCAAGAGCCGCGGGCTGGCTTCGCATCCGGGGATCGTCGGTGGCCAGTTCCGCCGCGTGCAGACGTTCACCTTCGATGACGCGAGCGGACAGTTGCTGATTCTGTACAGCGACGGCCTGCAGTCGCGCTGGAACATGGTCGACTACCCCGGCCTGGTCCACCTACACCCCGCACTCATTGCGTCGGTGCTGTACCGCGACTTCTGTCGCGGTCGCGACGACATCACCGTATTGGTCATCGCCCTGGAGCCCGCCCATGTCTGA
- a CDS encoding FadR/GntR family transcriptional regulator, translating to MSNDLVTADITRRRPGNLAQSLVDDVCRMISQGVVRPGDKLPTELELMAVGGVSRATVREALSRLQVSGIVETRRGIGTFVLNVPGSTVSRLDPATIVTLQDVIAILDVRISFEIEAAGLAALRRSDAQLASIEEALKRFEHASDTSGSIVSDFQFHLQIAQASNNRYFADIITHFGTSMFPRARLDTVAIARLDRQQKHERLVREHAHIFEAVARCDYDASRAAMRIHLANSRARVVKAHEDLSI from the coding sequence ATGAGCAACGACCTCGTCACCGCCGACATCACCCGCCGCAGGCCGGGCAACCTGGCCCAGAGCCTGGTGGACGATGTCTGCAGGATGATCAGCCAAGGCGTGGTCAGGCCCGGCGACAAGCTGCCCACCGAGCTTGAATTGATGGCCGTGGGTGGGGTGAGTAGGGCCACGGTGCGTGAGGCGCTGTCGCGGCTGCAGGTGTCGGGCATCGTCGAAACCCGCCGCGGGATCGGCACCTTCGTGCTCAACGTTCCCGGCTCCACCGTGTCGCGCCTGGATCCTGCCACCATCGTCACCCTGCAGGACGTGATTGCGATTCTCGATGTGCGTATCAGCTTCGAGATCGAGGCAGCGGGCCTGGCGGCATTGCGCCGCAGCGATGCGCAGTTGGCAAGCATCGAAGAGGCGCTTAAACGCTTCGAGCACGCGTCCGATACCAGCGGCTCCATCGTTTCCGACTTCCAGTTCCACCTGCAGATCGCCCAGGCCTCCAACAACCGCTACTTCGCCGACATCATCACCCACTTCGGCACCAGCATGTTTCCCCGTGCGCGCCTCGACACCGTGGCCATTGCCCGCCTGGATCGGCAGCAGAAGCATGAGCGCCTGGTGCGCGAACATGCCCACATCTTCGAAGCAGTTGCCCGTTGCGACTATGACGCATCCCGTGCGGCCATGCGCATCCACCTGGCCAACAGCCGTGCGCGCGTGGTCAAGGCACACGAGGACTTGTCGATCTGA
- a CDS encoding STAS domain-containing protein → MAALNTQTVDAFKSQQNAIVEQWLAGLEASGATRNIKEAELQQQSSELLNQLIIALETCQTHNIAGSQWADVRQVLEKLSHSRALLGHDSHQTAHFIFALKRPLFAVLQAAYASQPAELAEQLLLVSDLLDGLGMHTIRTFQKSREMVIKRQQEELLELSTPVVKLWEGVLALPMIGTLDSQRTQVVMESLLQRIVDTGSEIAIIDITGVPTVDTLVAQHLLKTVTAIRLMGADCIISGVRPQIAQTIVHLGLDLQGVVTKANLADALALALRRLNLTVSKAD, encoded by the coding sequence ATGGCCGCGCTGAACACGCAAACCGTTGACGCTTTCAAATCTCAACAAAATGCCATCGTCGAGCAATGGCTCGCCGGCCTCGAAGCCAGCGGTGCGACGCGCAACATCAAGGAAGCCGAGCTGCAACAACAGAGCAGCGAGCTGCTCAACCAGTTGATCATCGCCCTGGAGACCTGCCAGACCCACAACATTGCCGGCAGCCAGTGGGCCGACGTCCGTCAGGTACTGGAGAAGCTGTCCCACAGCCGTGCGCTGCTGGGTCACGACTCGCACCAGACTGCACACTTCATCTTCGCCTTGAAGCGTCCGTTGTTCGCCGTGCTACAGGCAGCGTACGCCAGCCAGCCTGCCGAGCTTGCCGAGCAACTGCTGCTGGTCTCCGACCTGCTGGACGGGCTGGGCATGCACACCATTCGCACCTTCCAGAAGTCCCGCGAGATGGTCATCAAGCGTCAGCAGGAAGAACTGCTCGAACTCTCCACCCCGGTGGTCAAACTGTGGGAAGGCGTACTGGCATTGCCGATGATCGGCACGCTGGACTCACAGCGCACTCAAGTCGTGATGGAGTCGCTGTTGCAGCGCATCGTCGACACCGGCTCGGAAATCGCCATCATCGACATCACCGGCGTGCCAACGGTCGACACCCTGGTTGCTCAGCATCTGCTCAAGACGGTCACCGCCATTCGCCTGATGGGCGCCGACTGCATCATCAGCGGCGTGCGACCGCAGATCGCCCAGACCATCGTCCATCTGGGCCTTGACCTGCAAGGCGTGGTGACCAAAGCCAACCTCGCGGATGCGCTGGCCTTGGCTTTGCGCCGTCTGAACCTGACCGTCAGCAAGGCAGACTGA
- a CDS encoding sensor histidine kinase, with translation MSEPLELDAQASAALIAQLRAEAQALRDELDETNQGVLALYGELDGQAEELRQASDLKSRFLSYMSHEFRTPLGSILSITGLLADELDGPLAPEQQKQVSFITNAAQELSDMVDDLLDLAKIEAGRITISPAWFDMFDLFAALRGMFRPIVNASAVDLIFEEPAGLPRLYTDDKKLAQILRNFISNSLKFTLAGEVRVSASLESPSQIRFAVTDTGIGIPAELHGTLFEDFAQIDSPVQKRLRGTGLGLSLCKRFAELLGGTVGVQSSPGVGSTFFVIIPLAIAPEPGHDA, from the coding sequence ATGTCTGAACCCCTCGAGCTGGACGCCCAGGCCAGCGCGGCACTGATCGCTCAGTTGCGCGCCGAGGCGCAAGCACTGCGCGACGAACTGGATGAAACCAACCAAGGCGTGCTGGCGCTGTATGGCGAGCTTGACGGCCAGGCCGAGGAACTGCGCCAGGCCTCGGACCTCAAGAGCCGGTTCCTGTCCTACATGAGCCACGAGTTCCGCACCCCGCTGGGCTCGATCCTGAGCATCACCGGCCTGCTCGCCGATGAACTGGACGGTCCGTTGGCCCCGGAGCAGCAAAAGCAGGTGAGTTTCATCACCAACGCGGCGCAGGAACTGAGCGACATGGTCGATGACCTGCTCGACCTGGCCAAGATCGAAGCCGGACGGATCACCATCTCGCCCGCCTGGTTCGACATGTTCGACCTGTTCGCGGCGCTGCGCGGCATGTTCCGCCCGATCGTCAACGCCAGCGCCGTGGACCTGATTTTCGAAGAGCCTGCCGGTCTGCCAAGGCTGTACACCGATGACAAGAAGCTGGCGCAGATCCTGCGCAACTTCATTTCCAACTCGCTCAAGTTCACCCTTGCAGGCGAGGTACGGGTGTCGGCCAGCCTCGAGTCGCCGTCGCAGATCCGTTTCGCGGTGACCGACACCGGTATCGGCATTCCCGCAGAACTGCATGGCACCCTGTTCGAGGATTTCGCCCAGATCGATTCGCCGGTGCAGAAGCGCCTGCGCGGCACCGGCCTGGGCCTGTCGCTGTGCAAACGCTTCGCCGAGCTGCTGGGTGGCACGGTGGGCGTGCAGAGCAGCCCGGGCGTGGGTTCGACATTCTTTGTGATCATTCCGTTGGCCATTGCGCCGGAGCCTGGCCATGACGCCTGA
- a CDS encoding YkgJ family cysteine cluster protein, with the protein MSKPNPCLECGACCAYFRVSFYWGECQSAGGLVPDERVIQVTHNRVAMIGTDASPARCTALAGEVGKAGVSCSMYAQRSSTCREFDASWEHGEHSPACDKARAAHGLPPLPAPLITSLAAESILQSALAPGAVL; encoded by the coding sequence ATGAGCAAACCCAACCCTTGCCTTGAGTGCGGCGCCTGCTGCGCGTATTTCCGTGTGTCCTTCTATTGGGGTGAATGCCAGTCTGCAGGCGGGCTAGTGCCCGACGAGCGCGTCATCCAGGTCACCCACAACCGGGTGGCGATGATCGGCACCGACGCCTCGCCTGCGCGCTGCACCGCCCTTGCCGGCGAAGTGGGCAAGGCCGGCGTGAGCTGTTCGATGTACGCTCAGCGCTCCAGCACCTGTCGCGAGTTCGATGCCTCGTGGGAGCATGGCGAGCACAGTCCGGCCTGCGACAAGGCGCGGGCGGCCCATGGCCTGCCGCCACTGCCGGCACCACTGATCACCTCGCTGGCCGCCGAGTCGATCCTGCAATCGGCCCTGGCCCCGGGCGCGGTTTTATAA
- the garD gene encoding galactarate dehydratase, translated as MQLIEHSDSPRYVRLHAADNVVVVVNDQGVAEGSRFPDGLTVIEGVPQSHKVATVDIAEGGTVVRYGQIIGYALEPIRQGSWVKESQLAMPSAPPLDSLPMSDAVPPALPPLEGFTFQGYRNADGTVGTRNILGITTTVQCVTGVLDHAVKRIREELLPKYPNVDDVVALTHSYGCGVAINARDAYIPIRTVRNLARNPNLGGEALVIGLGCEKLQAGQVMHEDDPSVDLSEPWLYRLQDSGHGFGEMVEQIMALAETRLAKLDLRRRETVPASELILGMQCGGSDAFSGITANPALGFASDLLIRAGATVMFSEVTEVRDAIYMLTSRAETHEVATELVREMDWYDNYLERGAADRSANTTPGNKKGGLSNIVEKSLGSIVKSGSSAINGVLGPGERVNRKGLIYCATPASDFVCGTLQLAAGMNLHVFTTGRGTPYGLAMTPVVKVSTRTELAERWPDLIDIDAGRIATGRATIEELGWELFHYYLAVASGEKQTWAERYRLHNDITLFNPAPIT; from the coding sequence ATGCAATTGATCGAACATTCCGATTCTCCCCGCTACGTGCGCCTGCACGCGGCCGATAACGTCGTGGTCGTGGTCAACGATCAGGGCGTGGCCGAAGGCAGTCGCTTTCCCGATGGCCTGACAGTCATCGAAGGCGTGCCGCAAAGTCACAAGGTGGCTACCGTTGACATCGCCGAAGGCGGCACGGTGGTGCGCTATGGGCAGATCATCGGCTACGCGCTGGAACCGATCCGTCAAGGCAGTTGGGTCAAGGAGAGCCAACTGGCGATGCCGTCGGCGCCGCCCCTGGACAGCCTGCCAATGTCCGACGCAGTGCCGCCCGCGCTGCCGCCTCTGGAAGGGTTCACCTTCCAAGGCTACCGCAACGCCGACGGCACCGTGGGTACCCGCAATATCCTGGGGATCACCACCACCGTGCAATGCGTCACCGGGGTGCTGGACCACGCCGTGAAGCGCATTCGTGAGGAGTTGCTGCCCAAGTATCCGAACGTCGACGACGTCGTGGCCCTGACCCATAGCTATGGCTGCGGCGTCGCCATCAACGCGCGCGACGCTTATATTCCGATTCGTACGGTGCGCAATCTGGCGCGCAACCCCAACCTGGGTGGCGAAGCGCTGGTGATCGGCCTGGGTTGCGAGAAATTGCAGGCCGGGCAGGTGATGCACGAGGACGACCCTTCGGTAGACCTCAGCGAGCCGTGGCTGTACCGCCTGCAGGATTCGGGTCACGGTTTCGGTGAAATGGTCGAACAGATCATGGCCCTGGCCGAAACGCGCCTGGCCAAGCTCGACCTGCGTCGTCGCGAAACCGTGCCTGCCAGCGAGCTGATTCTGGGCATGCAGTGCGGTGGCAGCGATGCGTTCTCCGGGATCACGGCCAATCCGGCGTTGGGCTTTGCTTCGGACCTGCTGATCCGGGCCGGTGCCACGGTGATGTTTTCCGAGGTGACTGAGGTTCGCGATGCGATCTACATGCTGACCTCGCGGGCAGAGACCCACGAAGTGGCGACCGAGCTGGTGCGCGAGATGGACTGGTACGACAACTACCTGGAGCGCGGCGCGGCGGACCGTAGTGCCAACACCACGCCGGGCAACAAGAAAGGCGGATTGTCCAACATCGTCGAGAAATCCCTGGGTTCGATCGTCAAATCGGGGAGCAGCGCCATCAACGGCGTACTGGGTCCGGGCGAGCGGGTCAATCGCAAGGGTCTGATCTACTGCGCCACGCCGGCCAGCGACTTCGTTTGTGGCACGCTGCAACTGGCTGCGGGCATGAACCTGCACGTATTCACCACCGGGCGCGGCACGCCCTACGGCCTGGCGATGACGCCGGTGGTCAAGGTGTCCACCCGTACCGAACTAGCCGAGCGCTGGCCAGACCTGATCGATATCGACGCCGGGCGTATCGCCACCGGGCGGGCAACCATAGAGGAGCTGGGCTGGGAGTTGTTCCACTACTATCTGGCGGTGGCCAGCGGTGAGAAGCAGACCTGGGCTGAGCGCTATCGCCTGCACAACGACATCACCCTGTTCAACCCCGCGCCGATCACCTGA
- a CDS encoding STAS domain-containing protein — protein MERIPILQMGPYLLVTIQVDMHDQLALRLQDDLAEKISKTSARGVLIDISALDMVDSFIGRMIGTISGLSRIMDAQTVLVGMQPAVAITLVELGMNLPGVSTALNVERGMRLLQARVDGS, from the coding sequence ATGGAACGCATCCCTATATTGCAGATGGGCCCTTACCTGCTGGTGACCATTCAGGTCGACATGCACGATCAGCTCGCGCTCAGGCTGCAGGATGACCTGGCCGAGAAGATCAGCAAGACGTCCGCACGTGGCGTGCTGATCGATATCTCGGCGCTGGACATGGTCGATTCGTTCATCGGCCGGATGATCGGCACCATCTCTGGCTTGTCCCGCATCATGGACGCCCAGACCGTCCTGGTCGGCATGCAGCCGGCGGTGGCCATCACTCTGGTCGAACTGGGCATGAACTTGCCCGGCGTCAGCACTGCATTGAACGTGGAGCGTGGCATGCGCCTGCTGCAGGCACGGGTGGATGGCTCATGA